In Uranotaenia lowii strain MFRU-FL chromosome 2, ASM2978415v1, whole genome shotgun sequence, one genomic interval encodes:
- the LOC129743538 gene encoding probable cytochrome P450 6a14 — protein sequence MASQFLLALVVIAILCFVYIKKKYEFWASYGVPYLEPEFPYGNFKEAGHTSMADLSTKQYRLMKGEGTFFGMYFFLQPLIMVTDLDLVKTILIKDFNFFPNRAMYYNIKDDPLSGNLFAVEDNYWRTLRTKLSPTFSSGKIKLMFHILKAVSDNLTDYLENMVGKGNELEAKDCMARFTVDIIGSCAFGIDCNSFNDPDSRFRKFGTQVFDKPRHRGLARLFLRLFPEVGRSLNIKAVRDDASGFFNGVVRDTVNYRLRNGSNRKDFLNLLLELKHSGVYLSMDEIAAQSFIFFLAGFEASSSNQTYCLYELALNQECQNKARKCVQQAITKHGGLTYEAVCDMSYLDQCIKETLRLYPSVPVLERKAFQNYQIPNTKVVIPRGTLVQIPVFAIHRDENIYPSPLGFDPDRFAPGEIIKRHSCAFIPFGEGPRICIGLRFGMLQSRVGLATVLNRYRVTTCSKTTIPLEYSSSASVLQPKGPLWLRFEPL from the exons ATGGCTTCCCAATTTCTTCTAGCGCTTGTTGTAATAGCAATACTGTGTTTTGTgtacattaagaaaaaatacgaaTTCTGGGCCAGCTATGGTGTTCCCTACCTGGAGCCGGAGTTTCcttatggaaattttaaagaagCGGGTCACACTTCAATGGCTGATTTATCCACGAAGCAATACCGACTAATGAAGGGCGAGGGAACATTTTTCGGGATGTATTTCTTTCTTCAGCCGCTGATAATGGTTACCGATTTGGATCTTGTAAAGACCATCCTTATTAAAGACTTTAACTTTTTCCCTAATCGCGCGATGTATTACAACATCAAGGATGATCCGCTGAGTGGGAATTTGTTTGCCGTTGAGGACAACTACTGGAGGACACTGCGGACCAAATTGTCGCCGACTTTCTCTTCCGGCAAGATAAAGCtgatgtttcatattttgaaagcTGTGAGTGATAATTTGACTGACTATTTGGAGAATATGGTTGGAAAAGGGAATGAGTTAGAGGCCAAGGACTGCATGGCTCGTTTCACTGTGGATATCATAGGAAGTTGCGCGTTTGGAATCGATTGCAATAGTTTCAACGATCCGGATAGTCGGTTCCGGAAATTTGGGACCCAGGTTTTCGACAAACCGAGACATCGAGGATTGGCTCGATTGTTTCTGCGTTTATTTCCAGAAGTAGGAAGATCATTGAACATAAAAGCCGTTCGTGATGATGCTTCCGGTTTTTTCAATGGAGTGGTCAGGGATACGGTGAACTACCGTTTGCGAAATGGAAGCAATCGCAAGGATTTCCTCAATTTACTTTTGGAGTTAAAACACAGCGGAGTTTATTTGAGCATGGACGAAATTGCTGCTCAATCTTTCATTTTCTTCCTAGCTGGGTTCGAAGCATCTTCCTCCAATCAAACGTACTGCCTATATGAGCTTGCATTGAACCAGGAGTGTCAAAATAAGGCCAGAAAATGTGTGCAACAAGCGATCACAAAACATGGAGGATTAACCTATGAGGCCGTTTGTGATATGTCATATCTAGATCAATGCATCAAAG AAACACTGCGATTGTATCCATCTGTGCCAGTACTTGAGCGGAAGGCTTTCCAAAATTACCAAATCCCAAACACAAAAGTCGTCATTCCAAGAGGCACACTCGTTCAAATCCCGGTATTTGCCATTCATcgtgatgaaaatatttatccCAGCCCTTTGGGTTTCGATCCAGACAGATTTGCACCTGGAGAAATAATCAAACGGCATTCGTGTGCTTTTATTCCATTTGGCGAAGGTCCACGCATATGTATCGGTCTTAGGTTTGGGATGCTACAATCTCGAGTTGGGCTGGCAACAGTGTTGAACAGGTACAGAGTAACAACGTGTTCTAAAACCACTATTCCGTTAGAATATTCGAGCTCAGCCAGCGTTCTACAACCGAAAGGGCCTCTCTGGTTACGTTTTGAACCTTTATAG
- the LOC129746228 gene encoding cytochrome P450 6a2-like: MAFQLLLTLVVIAVLCIAYVKKKYSYWANYNVPYLEPEFPFGNFKDANNISMADMSTKQYRLMKDKGPFFGMYFFLRPLIMVTDLDLIKTIFIKDFSFFPDRGTFFNHKDDPISAHLFAVEGNYWRTLRTKLTPTFTSGKMKLMYPTLKAVGDNFADFLEQVVDQGKELEVKDCMARLTVDIIGSCAFGIECNSFSDPDSRFRKFGTQVFDKPRHRGLVRLFLRLFPEVGRSLRIKAVHDDASDFFRGIVKDTVEYRQQNGSTRKDFLNLLLELKHSEVPLSMDEIAAQSFIFFIAGFETSSSNQTYCLYELALNQDCQDKARKCVKQAIEKHGGLTYEAVCDMAYLDQCINETLRLYPSVPVLERKAFKDYKMPNSKAIIPKGMKVQIPAFAIHRDESIYPNPMVFDPDRFSPEEVANRHPCAFLPFGEGPRICIGLRFGMLQSRVGLATVLNSYRVTPCSKTTIPLEYSSTAAVLQPKGAVWLRFEPL; encoded by the exons ATGGCATTTCAACTTTTACTGACGCTTGTTGTTATAGCAGTATTGTGTATTGCCTATGTGAAGAAAAAGTACAGCTACTGGGCAAACTATAATGTTCCGTATTTGGAGCCGGAGTTTccgtttggaaattttaaagacGCAAACAACATCTCGATGGCAGATATGTCTACGAAACAGTATCGATTGATGAAAGATAAGGGACCTTTCTTTGGAATGTATTTCTTCCTTCGACCACTCATCATGGTTACCGATTTGGATCTCATAAAGACCATCTTCATTAAGGATTTCAGCTTTTTCCCGGACCGTGGAACGTTTTTCAACCATAAGGATGATCCCATCAGTGCTCATCTTTTTGCGGTTGAGGGTAACTACTGGAGAACACTACGGACCAAATTAACGCCAACCTTCACTTCCGGAAAGATGAAACTTATGTACCCAACTCTAAAAGCAGTTGGTGATAATTTTGCCGATTTTTTGGAACAAGTGGTTGATCAAGGGAAAGAGTTAGAAGTCAAGGACTGCATGGCTCGACTAACGGTGGATATCATAGGAAGTTGTGCCTTCGGTATCGAATGCAATAGTTTTAGCGATCCTGATAGTCGGTTCCGGAAATTTGGCACCCAGGTGTTTGACAAACCGAGACATCGAGGTTTAGTTCGATTATTTCTGCGTCTTTTCCCGGAGGTAGGAAGATCGTTGCGTATAAAAGCCGTTCATGATGATGCATCCGATTTTTTTCGGGGTATTGTTAAAGATACTGTAGAATACCGTCAGCAGAATGGAAGTACTCGGAAGGATTTTCTGAACTTACTGTTGGAACTGAAACACAGTGAAGTACCTTTAAGTATGGACGAAATCGCTGCACAATCTTTTATCTTCTTCATTGCCGGATTTGAAACATCTTCTTCCAATCAAACGTACTGTCTCTACGAACTCGCATTGAACCAAGACTGCCAAGATAAGGCTAGAAAATGCGTAAAGCAAGCAATTGAAAAACATGGAGGCCTAACCTATGAAGCTGTTTGTGATATGGCTTATTTGGACCAATGTATCAATG aaacacTTCGATTATACCCTTCGGTGCCAGTTCTTGAACGAAAAGCTTTCAAAGACTACAAAATGCCGAACAGCAAAGCCATCATTCCAAAGGGCATGAAAGTTCAAATCCCTGCCTTCGCCATTCATCGTGATGAAAGTATTTATCCGAATCCGATGGTGTTTGATCCAGACAGGTTTTCTCCCGAAGAAGTTGCCAACAGGCATCCGTGTGCTTTTCTTCCATTCGGCGAAGGTCCACGGATATGTATTGGCCTCAGGTTTGGAATGCTGCAATCTCGAGTGGGACTGGCAACGGTTCTGAACAGCTACAGGGTAACACCGTGCTCTAAAACAACGATTCCATTGGAGTATTCTAGCACTGCTGCAGTTCTTCAGCCAAAAGGAGCTGTGTGGTTGCGCTTTGAACCTCTATAG